A single region of the Rhipicephalus microplus isolate Deutch F79 chromosome 10, USDA_Rmic, whole genome shotgun sequence genome encodes:
- the LOC119180599 gene encoding G-protein coupled receptor moody isoform X1, translating to MYTETGCKLSDMTAPANPVQFSLFAFLSVLGSAVNLATAWALLRDARLRGRATSCFLVNLSLADLAFSLFNGPLDSAVFYYAGDWTHGQRLCVAAALVRHVAVGSSLASIQLITLNRYTSVVKPRSYARIFSPGSCLLLAAVCWVLPAGLLLPAALGVPGASLGWDKRLQSCTVLPSAVYRPVIYLGSALLPLLLFAACYPRLFLALRHSRRRLTSHIGTLQSIAMQPSTSAPDLSREPMQPARSNSICAGRGRERQLLGVLGAILCSFCICYLPLLISVGLNQTPPLLVHGLFYAAPCINPLVYVAMSRDYRRAYAALFCCGGGDGGNSNEG from the exons ATGTACACTGAAACGGGCTGCAAACTGTCGGACATGACTGCTCCTGCGAACCCCGTGCAATTTTCCTTGTTTGCCTTCCTATCTGTGTTGGGTAGTGCGGTGAATTTGGCCACGGCTTGGGCCTTGCTCAGAGACGCACGACTCCGCGGTCGGGCGACCAGTTGCTTCCTGGTCAACCTGTCGCTGGCAGACCTGGCCTTCAGTCTGTTCAATGGGCCCTTGGATTCGGCCGTCTTCTATTACG CAGGCGACTGGACGCACGGCCAACGCCTCTGCGTAGCGGCCGCCCTGGTGCGCCATGTTGCTGTGGGCAGCTCACTGGCCAGCATCCAGCTCATCACGCTGAACCGGTACACCAGCGTTGTGAAGCCGAGGTCTTACGCCCGCATCTTCAGCCCCGGCAGCTGTCTCCTGTTGGCCGCCGTGTGCTGGGTGCTGCCGGCGGGACTGCTGCTGCCCGCCGCACTTGGGGTACCCGGCGCCAGCTTGGGCTGGGACAAGAGGCTCCAGAGCTGCACCGTCTTGCCCAGTGCCGTTTACCGGCCCGTGATCTACCTGGGATCGGCGCTGTTGCCACTGCTGCTGTTTGCCGCCTGCTATCCGAGACTCTTTCTGGCTCTGCGCCACTCGCGTCGAAGACTGACATCACACATAGGAACGCTGca GTCGATAGCGATGCAGCCTTCGACGAGCGCTCCGGACTTGAGCCGGGAGCCGATGCAGCCGGCACGTTCAAACTCGATCTGCGCGGGCCGCGGTCGAGAGCGTCAGCTGCTCGGGGTGCTGGGCGCCATCCTGTGTTCCTTCTGCATCTGCTACCTGCCGCTACTCATCAGCGTCGGACTGAACCAGACGCCGCCGCTTCTGGTGCACGGCCTGTTCTACGCTGCACCGTGCATCAACCCGCTCGTGTACGTAGCCATGAGCCGGGACTATCGGAGGGCGTACGCGGCCCTCTTCTGTTGCGGTGGCGGTGACGGCGGCAATTCGAACGAGGGTTGA
- the LOC119180599 gene encoding G-protein coupled receptor moody isoform X2, producing MYTETGCKLSDMTAPANPVQFSLFAFLSVLGSAVNLATAWALLRDARLRGRATSCFLVNLSLADLAFSLFNGPLDSAVFYYGDWTHGQRLCVAAALVRHVAVGSSLASIQLITLNRYTSVVKPRSYARIFSPGSCLLLAAVCWVLPAGLLLPAALGVPGASLGWDKRLQSCTVLPSAVYRPVIYLGSALLPLLLFAACYPRLFLALRHSRRRLTSHIGTLQSIAMQPSTSAPDLSREPMQPARSNSICAGRGRERQLLGVLGAILCSFCICYLPLLISVGLNQTPPLLVHGLFYAAPCINPLVYVAMSRDYRRAYAALFCCGGGDGGNSNEG from the exons ATGTACACTGAAACGGGCTGCAAACTGTCGGACATGACTGCTCCTGCGAACCCCGTGCAATTTTCCTTGTTTGCCTTCCTATCTGTGTTGGGTAGTGCGGTGAATTTGGCCACGGCTTGGGCCTTGCTCAGAGACGCACGACTCCGCGGTCGGGCGACCAGTTGCTTCCTGGTCAACCTGTCGCTGGCAGACCTGGCCTTCAGTCTGTTCAATGGGCCCTTGGATTCGGCCGTCTTCTATTACG GCGACTGGACGCACGGCCAACGCCTCTGCGTAGCGGCCGCCCTGGTGCGCCATGTTGCTGTGGGCAGCTCACTGGCCAGCATCCAGCTCATCACGCTGAACCGGTACACCAGCGTTGTGAAGCCGAGGTCTTACGCCCGCATCTTCAGCCCCGGCAGCTGTCTCCTGTTGGCCGCCGTGTGCTGGGTGCTGCCGGCGGGACTGCTGCTGCCCGCCGCACTTGGGGTACCCGGCGCCAGCTTGGGCTGGGACAAGAGGCTCCAGAGCTGCACCGTCTTGCCCAGTGCCGTTTACCGGCCCGTGATCTACCTGGGATCGGCGCTGTTGCCACTGCTGCTGTTTGCCGCCTGCTATCCGAGACTCTTTCTGGCTCTGCGCCACTCGCGTCGAAGACTGACATCACACATAGGAACGCTGca GTCGATAGCGATGCAGCCTTCGACGAGCGCTCCGGACTTGAGCCGGGAGCCGATGCAGCCGGCACGTTCAAACTCGATCTGCGCGGGCCGCGGTCGAGAGCGTCAGCTGCTCGGGGTGCTGGGCGCCATCCTGTGTTCCTTCTGCATCTGCTACCTGCCGCTACTCATCAGCGTCGGACTGAACCAGACGCCGCCGCTTCTGGTGCACGGCCTGTTCTACGCTGCACCGTGCATCAACCCGCTCGTGTACGTAGCCATGAGCCGGGACTATCGGAGGGCGTACGCGGCCCTCTTCTGTTGCGGTGGCGGTGACGGCGGCAATTCGAACGAGGGTTGA